The Marivirga tractuosa DSM 4126 genome contains the following window.
GGATGTTCTATCGTCAATTACAATTTTATTTTGTGCAAAAGCATAGCTTGAGATAAAAAAGAAAAAAATACAGATAAATATCTTAAAAATAGATTTCATTTGTGATTATTGATAGTTTCCTATGAAATTAATCCTTTAGTCTATAACTTCAAACTATTGTATCTTATTTATTTCACTGCCCAAACTTTATTGTTTAAATCGCATTAAAAAACGAAATAAGGTCAACCTAAGAATCAATCTAAAATTCTATAACTCTAAAATATTCTTTATCAAAAAGCCAAAAATAAAACCAATGAGGATAGTATTCATAAGCAGGCAAAAACTTTCGAATATTTTTACGTTCATTCTCTAAATAGGTCGATAAAAACATTTTCTTTTTCCAGGAATTGTCATAAATATTTATTTGCACATGAGGTTCAGGCATTCCATCAATTTTATACATCTGCTTTGCAGTAAAATAGGGACTAGGATATTTTCCAGCTCTATTGTCCAAATCGGGAAATAATGCAGCCTCATAGGAATCTGGAAAAACGGATTGATATATCTTCTTAACTGATCGTTTATCCTCTTTACATATTTCCACGATCAAATCACTTATAAATGTATGATCCGGATGACCATATCCTCCTAGTACATTATCCAGACTAAAAATAATGCTAGGTTTGAAGTCAACTATCTGTCCTACCAAATACTTTTTAACTAAATCTTTTTGGTAAACCAGTGGAAAACTCTCTTTGGGGATCGGCATCCATGAATATTGAATGCTATCATGTAATTTTCGGTAGCTCACTTCTCCAAGATCAATGAATAAAGCTTCATCCATTATATAACTTGCAGCCTTTAGATGTGCTGCATTTCTTGCCCGATCTTTGGAATCAAAACAAAGTTGTTTAATC
Protein-coding sequences here:
- a CDS encoding PIG-L family deacetylase, which codes for MKKLWVFLAIVTSMFLLLLSAHIAYINRYVPSEEFPEDIYLSRVEVKKALVISAHDDDICAMSGTISKLNKAGWEIKQLCFDSKDRARNAAHLKAASYIMDEALFIDLGEVSYRKLHDSIQYSWMPIPKESFPLVYQKDLVKKYLVGQIVDFKPSIIFSLDNVLGGYGHPDHTFISDLIVEICKEDKRSVKKIYQSVFPDSYEAALFPDLDNRAGKYPSPYFTAKQMYKIDGMPEPHVQINIYDNSWKKKMFLSTYLENERKNIRKFLPAYEYYPHWFYFWLFDKEYFRVIEF